The Rhododendron vialii isolate Sample 1 chromosome 5a, ASM3025357v1 genome contains a region encoding:
- the LOC131325772 gene encoding uncharacterized protein LOC131325772 isoform X2, with the protein MGSSGSVSKPPDQHGERNTSTARKTPSHNVQTRMEVELFGQNEVANVFRRDFKEGPIALNTSTARETPPHNVQTRMEGEPIGQNQESNECRRDFMECQIALNTESGLIMVSRPPDQHEERNTSTACETPSHNAQTGMEGELFGQNEVANVFRRDFMGGPIALNTESGLIMVSRPPDQHGERNTSTACGTPSCNVKTGMEVEPVGQNQEANVFRRYFTERPTALNTENGLMLGSYSEWASQVNDQSTLPTPYQNHNALVFPQPQITSMLSENRGGPIDWTNSLASQAEPFSDRHISGSSNLAFPTWSDQAAPSQHAEGQSVQSTVYPDHNAVHRFPEGHAFESINWNAHTNSLASQAEPFPDRLVSRTIWRLPDQLEGQTMQFTAHANPNALGLPQFQIASSQVPSVNEAPSQPMATILPERQGPRSVKVKATYGNGNRIIKFPLPLTSGIKELMQEVSKTLDWELGSFDVDYKDEDGEWISMARDDNVSEYLQLLNSLGNQATKLEVRKKVPDTTDIF; encoded by the exons ATGGGAAGCAGTGGTAGTG TCTCTAAACCCCCTGATCAACATGGAGAAAGGAATACATCAACCGCACGCAAGACGCCATCACATAATGTGCAGACTAGGATGGAGGTTGAACTGTTTGGTCAAAATGAGGTGGCAAATGTGTTTCGACGAGATTTTAAGGAAGGCCCAATTGCTTTGAATACATCTACTGCACGTGAGACGCCACCACATAATGTGCAAACTAGGATGGAGGGTGAACCTATTGGTCAAAATCAGGAGTCAAATGAGTGTCGACGAGATTTTATGGAATGCCAAATTGCTCTGAATACAGAAAGTGGTTTAATAATGG TCTCGAGACCCCCTGATCAACATGAAGAAAGGAATACATCAACCGCATGTGAGACACCATCACATAATGCGCAGACTGGGATGGAGGGTGAACTGTTTGGTCAAAATGAGGTGGCAAATGTGTTTCGACGAGATTTTATGGGAGGCCCAATTGCTTTGAATACAGAAAGTGGTTTAATAATGG TCTCGAGACCCCCTGATCAACATGGAGAAAGGAATACATCAACCGCATGCGGGACGCCGTCATGTAATGTGAAGACTGGGATGGAGGTTGAACCGGTTGGTCAAAATCAGGAGGCAAATGTATTTCGACGATATTTTACCGAACGCCCAACTGCTTTGAATACAGAAAATGGTTTAATGTTAG GGAGTTACTCTGAATGGGCAAGTCAAGTGAATGATCAATCAACTTTGCCCACTCCTTATCAAAATCACAATGCTCTTGTATTTCCCCAGCCTCAAATAACATCGATGCTAAGTGAGAACAGGGGTGGTCCAATAGATTGGACGAATTCTTTGGCTTCACAAGCAGAGCCCTTTTCAGACAGACACATCTCTGGATCTAGTAATTTGGCATTTCCTACATGGTCAGATCAAGCGGCTCCTAGTCAACATGCGGAAGGTCAATCAGTGCAGTCCACTGTTTACCCAGATCACAATGCAGTCCACCGTTTTCCGGAGGGACATGCCTTTGAATCTATTAACTGGAATGCGCATACAAATTCTTTAGCTTCACAAGCAGAGCCCTTTCcagacagacttgtctctagAACTA TCTGGAGACTCCCTGATCAACTGGAAGGTCAAACAATGCAGTTCACTGCCCATGCAAATCCAAATGCTCTTGGGCTTCCACAGTTTCAGATAGCATCGTCCCAGGTGCCAAGTGTGAATGAAG CTCCTAGCCAACCTATGGCTACTATTCTCCCAGAAAGGCAAGGTCCGAGGTCCGTGAAGGTAAAGGCAACATATGGGAATGGGAATAGGATAATAAAATTCCCGCTCCCTCTCACGTCTGGAATTAAGGAACTGATGCAAGAAGTGTCAAAGACACTGGACTGGGAGCTTGGTAGTTTCGATGTTGATTATAAGGATGAGGATGGGGAGTGGATTTCAATGGCCCGTGATGATAATGTAAGTGAATATCTGCAACTTCTCAACTCATTAGGAAATCAAGCAACCAAACTAGAGGTTCGTAAAAAGGTTCCCGATACCACGGATATTTTTTAA
- the LOC131325772 gene encoding uncharacterized protein LOC131325772 isoform X1, translating to MGSSGSVSKPPDQHGERNTSTARKTPSHNVQTRMEVELFGQNEVANVFRRDFKEGPIALNTSTARETPPHNVQTRMEGEPIGQNQESNECRRDFMECQIALNTESGLIMVSRPPDQHEERNTSTACETPSHNAQTGMEGELFGQNEVANVFRRDFMGGPIALNTESGLIMVSRPPDQHGERNTSTACGTPSCNVKTGMEVEPVGQNQEANVFRRYFTERPTALNTENGLMLGSYSEWASQVNDQSTLPTPYQNHNALVFPQPQITSMLSENRGGPIDWTNSLASQAEPFSDRHISGSSNLAFPTWSDQAAPSQHAEGQSVQSTVYPDHNAVHRFPEGHAFESINWNAHTNSLASQAEPFPDRLVSRTIWRLPDQLEGQTMQFTAHANPNALGLPQFQIASSQVPSVNEAAPSQPMATILPERQGPRSVKVKATYGNGNRIIKFPLPLTSGIKELMQEVSKTLDWELGSFDVDYKDEDGEWISMARDDNVSEYLQLLNSLGNQATKLEVRKKVPDTTDIF from the exons ATGGGAAGCAGTGGTAGTG TCTCTAAACCCCCTGATCAACATGGAGAAAGGAATACATCAACCGCACGCAAGACGCCATCACATAATGTGCAGACTAGGATGGAGGTTGAACTGTTTGGTCAAAATGAGGTGGCAAATGTGTTTCGACGAGATTTTAAGGAAGGCCCAATTGCTTTGAATACATCTACTGCACGTGAGACGCCACCACATAATGTGCAAACTAGGATGGAGGGTGAACCTATTGGTCAAAATCAGGAGTCAAATGAGTGTCGACGAGATTTTATGGAATGCCAAATTGCTCTGAATACAGAAAGTGGTTTAATAATGG TCTCGAGACCCCCTGATCAACATGAAGAAAGGAATACATCAACCGCATGTGAGACACCATCACATAATGCGCAGACTGGGATGGAGGGTGAACTGTTTGGTCAAAATGAGGTGGCAAATGTGTTTCGACGAGATTTTATGGGAGGCCCAATTGCTTTGAATACAGAAAGTGGTTTAATAATGG TCTCGAGACCCCCTGATCAACATGGAGAAAGGAATACATCAACCGCATGCGGGACGCCGTCATGTAATGTGAAGACTGGGATGGAGGTTGAACCGGTTGGTCAAAATCAGGAGGCAAATGTATTTCGACGATATTTTACCGAACGCCCAACTGCTTTGAATACAGAAAATGGTTTAATGTTAG GGAGTTACTCTGAATGGGCAAGTCAAGTGAATGATCAATCAACTTTGCCCACTCCTTATCAAAATCACAATGCTCTTGTATTTCCCCAGCCTCAAATAACATCGATGCTAAGTGAGAACAGGGGTGGTCCAATAGATTGGACGAATTCTTTGGCTTCACAAGCAGAGCCCTTTTCAGACAGACACATCTCTGGATCTAGTAATTTGGCATTTCCTACATGGTCAGATCAAGCGGCTCCTAGTCAACATGCGGAAGGTCAATCAGTGCAGTCCACTGTTTACCCAGATCACAATGCAGTCCACCGTTTTCCGGAGGGACATGCCTTTGAATCTATTAACTGGAATGCGCATACAAATTCTTTAGCTTCACAAGCAGAGCCCTTTCcagacagacttgtctctagAACTA TCTGGAGACTCCCTGATCAACTGGAAGGTCAAACAATGCAGTTCACTGCCCATGCAAATCCAAATGCTCTTGGGCTTCCACAGTTTCAGATAGCATCGTCCCAGGTGCCAAGTGTGAATGAAG CAGCTCCTAGCCAACCTATGGCTACTATTCTCCCAGAAAGGCAAGGTCCGAGGTCCGTGAAGGTAAAGGCAACATATGGGAATGGGAATAGGATAATAAAATTCCCGCTCCCTCTCACGTCTGGAATTAAGGAACTGATGCAAGAAGTGTCAAAGACACTGGACTGGGAGCTTGGTAGTTTCGATGTTGATTATAAGGATGAGGATGGGGAGTGGATTTCAATGGCCCGTGATGATAATGTAAGTGAATATCTGCAACTTCTCAACTCATTAGGAAATCAAGCAACCAAACTAGAGGTTCGTAAAAAGGTTCCCGATACCACGGATATTTTTTAA
- the LOC131325789 gene encoding uncharacterized protein LOC131325789, giving the protein MKPIGACIFVVSFLMIFASLVRFDVFVMPLGGSKMLVVDVSIGPYQWLGRSPSHHEVLTPVQLLLRLQNHHHHTQAATTTTPQTSLAMDQEDTSVFCVCHFGKD; this is encoded by the exons ATGAAGCCAATCGGCGCCTGCATCTTTGTGGTCTCTTTTTTGATGATATTCGCTTCCCTGGTGAGGTTTGATGTCTTTGTTATGCCGCTGGGAGGGTCGAAAATGTTGGTCGTCGATGTCTCCATTGGGCCGTATCAGTGGCTGGGCCGGTCGCCTAGCCACCATGAAGTACTAACACCGGTGCAGTTACTGCTACGactccaaaaccaccaccaccataccCAGGCGGCGACGACAACGACGCCGCAAACGTCGCTGGCGATGGACCAGGAG GACACCAGCGTCTTCTGTGTGTGTCACTTCGGGAAAGATTGA
- the LOC131325786 gene encoding inorganic pyrophosphatase 2-like translates to MMEELHARGKTIEEITECLRRVPMNPSVISAIRKAHSLPWCELRIISDANQFFIETILKQFGLFDCFTEIVTNPSIIEGGRLRIFPYHSSPHGCSLCPPNLCKGLVIEQIQAKGKIRMIYLGDGRGDFCPSLQLGEGDHAMPRKDFPLWKRICDNRTIIKAKVDEWSNGEELGRILSQLIDTGTI, encoded by the exons ATGATGGAGGAGCTCCACGCAAGAGGGAAAACAATTGAGGAAATCACGGAGTGTTTGAGGCGGGTTCCTATGAATCCCAGTGTAATTTCAGCCATCAGAAAAGCCCATTCTCTGCCTTG GTGCGAATTAAGAATAATCAGCGACGCGAATCAGTTCTTTATTGAGACAATCTTGAAGCAATTTGGGTTGTTTGATTGTTTCACGGAGATAGTTACAAACCCTAGCATTATTGAAGGAGGCAGGCTGAGGATATTCCCTTACCATTCCTCTCCTCATGGTTGCAGTTTATGCCCTCCCAATTTATGCAAG GGTCTCGTGATAGAGCAGATCCAAGCTAAAGGGAAGATAAGAATGATCTACCTTGGAGATGGAAGAGGTGATTTCTGCCCAAGTCTGCAGCTTGGAGAGGGAGACCATGCGATGCCAAGAAAGGATTTTCCTTTATGGAAGAGGATTTGTGATAACCGCACGATTATCAAGGCAAAGGTCGATGAGTGGAGCAACGGAGAGGAGCTTGGGAGGATTCTAAGCCAGCTTATTGACACAGGCACCATATAA